In Bdellovibrio bacteriovorus, the following are encoded in one genomic region:
- a CDS encoding cbb3-type cytochrome oxidase subunit 3 produces the protein MKQEALKYFTDTYLTAIGLVIFFGFFVGVCLWVYRKHSAGHYARMTHLPLSEGE, from the coding sequence ATGAAACAAGAAGCTTTAAAATATTTTACGGACACTTATCTGACTGCCATAGGGCTAGTGATATTCTTTGGTTTTTTTGTAGGTGTATGTTTGTGGGTGTACCGCAAACACAGCGCTGGGCATTATGCCCGCATGACACATTTACCTTTAAGTGAAGGAGAATAA
- the ccoN gene encoding cytochrome-c oxidase, cbb3-type subunit I, which yields MIWAGAAFLFGLIAAIQLAFWPMNLNLEWVTFGRLRPLHTNAAIFAFAGNAIFAGIYHSSQRLLKTRMFSDTLSRIHFWGWQLIIVAAAITLPLGYTQSKEYAELEWPIDIAITLIWVVFAVNFFMTIRNRREKHLYVALWFYIATIITVAVLHIVNSIEIPVSFLQSYPVYAGIQDAMVQWWYGHNAVAFFLTTPFLGLMYYYVPKAANRPVYSYRLSIIHFWALVFIYIWAGPHHLLYTSLPDWAQTLGMIFSLMLWAPSWGGMINGLLTLKGSWHLLRTEPLIKFFVAALTFYGMATFEGPLLSIKSVSALGHYTDWIVGHVHSGALGWNGFLTFGMIYFLVPRLWNTTLYSKKLLENHFWIGLTGILFYYISMVVAGITQGMMWRAIDKDGNLVYPDFIETVVRIVPLYWVRALGGLLFIIGFLLMCYNIYMTIRLAPKAVPEKSVNVSRTGYDEQNAGSHRKLEGMGFVFSVLAFLAILVGSVIEIYPTLSMHKYVNPNQITDPYTPLELAGRDVYLKEGCYVCHSQQIRPIVSEVLRYGKASTIEESMYDRPFQWGSKRTGPDLARVGKKYPNLWHLNHMIDPRSVTPKSIMPNYPWLLEKNTDFIVLRKKLSVMKYLGVPYDDEVVANADIHAQKQAQEIAADLEANGAAKGLAKKEIVALIAYLQALGQKGKQ from the coding sequence ATGATTTGGGCCGGGGCCGCGTTTCTTTTTGGTTTGATTGCCGCAATTCAGCTGGCCTTCTGGCCGATGAATTTAAACTTGGAATGGGTGACCTTTGGTCGTTTGCGTCCCCTGCACACCAATGCCGCCATCTTTGCGTTTGCGGGCAACGCGATCTTTGCCGGGATTTATCATTCTTCGCAAAGACTTTTAAAAACGCGCATGTTTTCAGACACCTTATCCCGCATTCACTTCTGGGGTTGGCAACTTATCATCGTGGCCGCCGCCATCACTTTACCACTTGGTTATACTCAATCCAAAGAATACGCGGAACTTGAATGGCCGATTGATATCGCAATCACTTTGATTTGGGTGGTGTTCGCGGTGAATTTCTTTATGACGATCCGCAACCGCCGTGAAAAACATCTTTACGTGGCCTTGTGGTTTTATATCGCCACCATCATCACGGTCGCCGTTTTACATATCGTAAACTCCATTGAGATTCCGGTGTCCTTCTTACAATCTTATCCGGTTTATGCTGGCATCCAAGACGCCATGGTCCAATGGTGGTACGGACATAATGCCGTCGCATTTTTCTTAACCACCCCGTTTTTGGGTTTGATGTACTACTATGTACCCAAAGCAGCCAACCGCCCGGTTTACTCTTACCGTCTTTCGATTATTCACTTTTGGGCTTTGGTGTTTATTTATATCTGGGCCGGGCCCCATCATTTACTTTACACGTCTTTGCCGGACTGGGCGCAAACTTTAGGGATGATTTTTTCTTTGATGTTGTGGGCGCCATCTTGGGGTGGGATGATCAATGGTCTTTTAACTTTAAAAGGTTCTTGGCACTTATTACGTACCGAACCGTTGATTAAGTTTTTCGTCGCCGCCCTCACTTTTTACGGCATGGCGACGTTCGAAGGTCCCCTTCTTTCGATCAAATCTGTGTCAGCCCTAGGTCACTACACCGATTGGATTGTAGGTCACGTTCATTCGGGTGCTTTAGGTTGGAATGGATTTTTAACTTTCGGGATGATTTACTTCTTAGTTCCTCGTCTGTGGAATACAACTTTATATTCTAAAAAACTTTTAGAGAACCATTTCTGGATCGGTTTAACGGGGATTTTATTTTATTACATCTCGATGGTCGTGGCAGGTATCACTCAAGGGATGATGTGGAGAGCGATTGATAAAGACGGAAACCTAGTTTATCCGGACTTTATTGAAACTGTCGTTCGCATCGTGCCGTTATACTGGGTGCGTGCTTTAGGTGGATTGCTCTTTATCATCGGTTTCTTGTTAATGTGTTACAACATTTACATGACCATCCGCTTAGCGCCAAAAGCGGTTCCCGAAAAATCTGTCAACGTGTCTCGCACGGGTTACGACGAACAAAATGCGGGCTCTCATCGTAAACTTGAAGGCATGGGCTTTGTATTTAGCGTCCTTGCTTTCTTAGCGATCTTGGTGGGCTCGGTGATTGAAATTTATCCGACTCTGTCTATGCATAAATATGTCAATCCAAACCAAATCACTGACCCTTACACCCCCTTAGAGCTTGCGGGCCGGGATGTCTATTTAAAAGAAGGCTGCTATGTCTGTCACTCACAACAAATCCGCCCGATCGTCTCTGAAGTATTACGTTACGGAAAAGCGTCCACCATCGAAGAGTCGATGTATGACCGTCCTTTCCAATGGGGATCAAAACGCACCGGACCTGATTTAGCTCGCGTCGGCAAAAAATATCCGAACTTATGGCATCTGAATCACATGATAGATCCCCGTTCGGTCACACCAAAAAGCATTATGCCAAACTATCCGTGGCTCTTAGAAAAAAATACGGATTTTATCGTGCTTCGTAAAAAATTATCGGTGATGAAATACTTGGGCGTTCCCTATGACGATGAAGTCGTGGCCAACGCCGATATTCACGCCCAAAAACAAGCTCAAGAAATTGCCGCCGATTTAGAAGCCAATGGTGCCGCTAAGGGCTTAGCAAAAAAAGAAATCGTAGCACTGATCGCTTACCTTCAAGCCTTGGGTCAGAAAGGGAAACAATAA
- the ccoS gene encoding cbb3-type cytochrome oxidase assembly protein CcoS, which translates to MNIMTLMIPMALLLGVGFVVAFFWATSQGQFDDLETPAHRILKDDNERKHL; encoded by the coding sequence ATGAATATCATGACCCTGATGATTCCGATGGCATTGCTCTTAGGTGTGGGTTTTGTGGTCGCCTTTTTTTGGGCGACCTCTCAAGGACAGTTTGATGACCTTGAAACCCCCGCCCACCGAATTTTGAAAGATGATAACGAAAGGAAACACTTGTGA
- a CDS encoding heavy metal translocating P-type ATPase, with protein sequence MSSTQTLQLCLHCGTPSSGEYCCNACKILAADWGPVPVLGKDQNPYAYLDQPEFRDLYQHSKNSSEECYVIFAEGLHCTSCVHLLEKLPSYMPEVQSARVNFSQSSVVVHLKPGASLAQVAHVVEELGYRPSFVSPQEDISGKFQSENRTIIKRIAVAGFCAGNTMLFVIPVYAGLTGTWAHIFNFLSFLLFLPILFYSAVPFYKGAWTAIKYQTVNVDLPITLAMLSGFTLSTFNLLHGEGHIYYDSTASFMFFILSARFLLKRVQQNYLAPLKIRSFFKDQKFLKKNLSAWEAVPANSLHQDDILKITRGQTIPAEAELLSSFANVDMSLFNGESLPRTFSHGMKLFAGTQVLDRDIEVKLLGTFSESRLGKLLKELDEGALVKSPFIALTDRLAQQLIMVVFTLAIGFFIFYAFIDMQEAFNRSLALVVLACPCALAFGSPLTYGLALKKAQKKGILLKDASSLEKILQLKHVFFDKTGTLTEGQLKLAYSEPAVIPADLQKIILSLEAPSYHPVAFAIRSAWNHPQDLYPIVAEEILGRGVRGTWLGSFYEIRHLSDTVHESELAIEVIKDGLSQCRLYFSDALRPEAQKLIETLQHKDIQCHLLSGDKKSRVFDVSEKCGIPADQVSAELFPEDKKDYVEKFKNTCMIGDGANDSLSLKAADVGIAVKGSVDLSLHSADIYFTRGGLTPFLDLLKLSKQTQNVLIRNLSISLIYNLVGGVLALMGFINPMMAAILMPISSALIILSSLWGFR encoded by the coding sequence ATGTCCTCAACCCAAACACTACAGCTCTGCTTACACTGCGGCACCCCTTCAAGTGGCGAATACTGCTGCAATGCTTGTAAGATTCTAGCGGCCGACTGGGGCCCGGTGCCTGTTTTAGGAAAGGATCAAAATCCTTACGCGTATTTAGATCAACCCGAATTTCGTGATCTTTATCAGCACTCTAAAAACTCATCGGAAGAATGCTACGTGATTTTTGCGGAAGGCCTGCACTGCACTTCTTGCGTGCATCTCTTAGAAAAACTTCCAAGCTATATGCCCGAGGTGCAATCCGCTCGCGTGAATTTTTCTCAGAGCAGTGTGGTCGTACATTTAAAACCCGGAGCATCGCTAGCTCAAGTGGCGCATGTCGTGGAAGAACTGGGTTACCGGCCGTCATTTGTTTCACCCCAAGAAGATATCAGCGGTAAATTTCAAAGTGAAAATCGCACTATCATCAAACGCATTGCCGTGGCGGGTTTTTGCGCCGGAAACACCATGCTTTTTGTGATCCCGGTGTACGCTGGCCTCACAGGAACTTGGGCGCATATTTTTAATTTTTTAAGCTTTTTATTGTTCTTACCCATTTTATTTTACAGCGCCGTTCCTTTTTACAAAGGCGCTTGGACTGCGATTAAATACCAAACAGTGAATGTGGATTTACCCATCACTTTGGCAATGCTTTCCGGTTTTACTTTATCAACTTTCAATTTACTGCACGGTGAAGGTCATATTTATTATGATAGCACGGCCAGCTTTATGTTTTTTATTCTGTCGGCAAGATTTCTGCTTAAACGTGTTCAACAGAATTATCTGGCACCCTTAAAAATTCGTTCATTTTTTAAAGATCAAAAGTTCCTAAAAAAGAACCTTTCTGCCTGGGAAGCCGTGCCCGCCAACTCATTACACCAAGACGACATACTTAAAATCACTCGCGGCCAAACGATTCCCGCTGAAGCAGAACTTTTAAGCAGCTTTGCTAATGTGGATATGTCCCTTTTCAACGGCGAATCACTGCCTCGCACATTCTCTCATGGCATGAAGCTTTTTGCCGGCACTCAAGTCCTTGATCGCGATATTGAAGTAAAACTCTTAGGGACTTTTTCCGAAAGTCGTCTAGGAAAACTTTTAAAAGAGCTTGATGAAGGGGCTTTAGTAAAAAGTCCTTTTATCGCGCTCACCGATCGTTTAGCCCAGCAGCTTATTATGGTGGTCTTTACGCTCGCCATCGGGTTTTTCATTTTTTATGCCTTTATTGATATGCAAGAGGCTTTCAACCGCTCGTTAGCTTTAGTGGTTTTAGCCTGCCCGTGCGCGCTGGCCTTTGGCTCACCTTTAACTTACGGCTTAGCTCTTAAGAAGGCACAAAAAAAAGGGATTCTGCTTAAAGACGCTAGTTCCCTAGAAAAAATCCTGCAACTTAAGCACGTCTTTTTTGATAAAACCGGAACTTTAACGGAAGGTCAGCTCAAACTTGCTTATTCAGAGCCTGCCGTCATCCCCGCGGATTTGCAAAAAATCATTCTTAGCCTAGAGGCCCCATCGTATCACCCGGTGGCTTTTGCGATTCGTAGCGCCTGGAATCATCCGCAAGATCTTTACCCCATTGTGGCTGAAGAGATCTTAGGTCGCGGAGTGCGTGGAACCTGGCTAGGATCTTTTTACGAAATCCGTCACCTTTCAGACACCGTTCATGAATCTGAACTGGCTATTGAAGTGATTAAAGATGGCCTAAGTCAATGTCGTCTTTATTTTTCAGATGCTCTTCGTCCCGAAGCTCAAAAGCTCATTGAGACCTTACAACACAAAGATATTCAGTGCCACCTTTTATCTGGCGACAAAAAATCCCGCGTATTTGACGTTAGCGAAAAATGCGGCATCCCTGCCGATCAAGTTTCCGCAGAACTTTTTCCAGAAGATAAAAAAGACTATGTCGAAAAATTTAAAAATACTTGCATGATCGGTGATGGTGCCAATGACAGCCTCAGCTTGAAAGCAGCGGATGTCGGCATTGCGGTGAAAGGCAGCGTGGATTTAAGCCTGCACAGCGCGGATATCTATTTTACCCGCGGAGGACTGACTCCGTTTTTAGATCTCTTAAAACTTTCAAAACAAACGCAAAATGTTTTGATTCGCAACTTAAGCATTTCATTAATTTACAATCTGGTTGGTGGAGTTTTGGCTTTGATGGGATTTATCAATCCCATGATGGCCGCGATCTTAATGCCGATCAGCTCTGCACTTATTATTTTGTCATCACTCTGGGGGTTTCGATGA